The sequence GTATAGGGTAGATTCTAATCCATTTACCTTCTTCGGTTATGCCTGCCGTGCAGACTGTTTCGTTATATTTTTTGGAAAGTGCAGGATATGCTTTAACCGTGATAAGAACTTTAGTACGCATTAACCACCCCCTATAAATGTTTTATTAAAAATTCCTTTTCAAATTTCTTTTCAAGTGCTTCTATTGTGCGGCTTCTATGACAGAAATTATGATCGGCTTCAAAGCACATTAAAGCAATTCTTTTATTCTCAATAAATATTTTATATAGTTCTGATATTTCGGCATCTCTCTGACGAATAGTATTAAGTTTATAATTCTGAAAAAGATTATCATAATCTTCTTTTGTGTTCAATTGCCGACGCTTATCGGATTCAATACCAAGTGCGGGCATATGGATATATTTTATACCGGCATTTTCAACAACATTTTTTAACTGCTTCTTAGAAAAACCATATTTCATACTAAGTGCATTTTTTCTAACATCACAGAGCACCTTTATGTCTTCCCCTATCAATTCATTTGTAAAATGCTCAACGGTTTTACCCTCATATCCTATCGAGTATAAAGTAAACTCACTTTTACTTGGTTTTGAATTTTCTACAGCCTTTAAATGTGCTTTATCAAGTATGGTTTCTTTTATTGTGCTATTTATAGAATAGTATGGATAATTTTCATATACATATTTTATAAGGTTTCTGCCCTTTAAATTTCCGTACTTCGATTGTATTTGTTTTAACTCTTTTCTGTCATCTTCTTTTAAATCAACTAAATAATCCTTATCATTTTTTAATTGCCAGTTTTTTTCAGATTCAGTTACGAGGCTGTACTTAACCATTGTTGACATATCCTGGTTTGCCTGGAATGAAAAGCATCCATACTTATACGGAATAAATTCAAAGAAAGGATTTTGTTTATTTACGTTTAGAAGAAACAGGTATTTCTGGAAATCTATCTTTGGCAGAACACCACCAAATGTTTGTAATAAGGCTAATAATATTTTTCTTCTGTAGTACATTAGTTCAAAAATAGTGAATAAGTTATGTCAAAGCATATTTAAAATCTTAAGTTTATCTCTTTTAAATATTTTCGTTGTCATTTCGATTTATCGATTTCCTACTCTGACCCCAGTGATATGCCCCAAATGCTACTGCACCAAGTGAGATAGCTAACTGAATTAAATTAAAAGCTGTATCATCTCTTTTATCAACAAACAGGTAGATAGATATTCCAAGAATTATTAAAGCAATACCGAAGAAATAGTTGATTAGTAATTTATTTTATTATGTTGTTTCTTCTAATGCT is a genomic window of Ignavibacteriales bacterium containing:
- a CDS encoding DUF488 domain-containing protein, which translates into the protein MYYRRKILLALLQTFGGVLPKIDFQKYLFLLNVNKQNPFFEFIPYKYGCFSFQANQDMSTMVKYSLVTESEKNWQLKNDKDYLVDLKEDDRKELKQIQSKYGNLKGRNLIKYVYENYPYYSINSTIKETILDKAHLKAVENSKPSKSEFTLYSIGYEGKTVEHFTNELIGEDIKVLCDVRKNALSMKYGFSKKQLKNVVENAGIKYIHMPALGIESDKRRQLNTKEDYDNLFQNYKLNTIRQRDAEISELYKIFIENKRIALMCFEADHNFCHRSRTIEALEKKFEKEFLIKHL